The nucleotide window ggacagcctccaaagccacagagaaaccctgtctcagaaaaaaaacataaaaagatattttaaacatttatttcccactacattaatgttatgttaacactttacttacttacttatacttttaagacatactcttaatgggtagccctggctggcctaaactccctatgtaaaccaaactggcctcaaactcagagcttaccTGTCTGACTTCTGAGCACTGGAATAAAAGGCGTGTATTATCAaactggctttattttttaatattttatttaaaaattgtgcaaATATGTACGTGTTGAGTATGGATTTACCTATGAATGTGTGGTATCTGTGGATTtcagaagatgttggatcctggaggtagagttacaggcTGTCGTGATCCACTTCAGCTggatgctgggactgaacccaggaccactgtaAGAGTCCTACACCTTTAACTGAACAATCCCTTGCCCCTTTATCTGTGTGTCCATGCCTGGAGAGCACAGGGGTCTACACTggctgtcttcttcaatcacactGCACTGTATTTTCTGAGATGAGTTCTCTTGCTGCACCTGGGCTTTTGTCAATCAGGCTAGACTGGCGGCCAGCAAGCCTGAGGGATCCTATCTGTCTCCCATGCTGGGACCACACACAgcactgcacccagctttttgttgttgttgcatgaatgtgtgttaatgtacaccacagtgtgcatgtggagctcagagaacaaatcTGTGAAGTTGGTTCTTCTCTCACCTTTTACACATGTTGTGTAGCAATATCTTCAAAGATAAAACCTTCTGTCTTATAGGGAAGCTCCAGAATTGCTGAATGCTTTAAGGGGAGGTGAAACACTCCACCCTCTAGACAAACTCCttaaaactcaggaagcagacatcGTAAAATCTTTagtaagtccctgaaactgaccagattcactaggccctcCTTCCCCAGGCTGATATGAGCAGTAAGGATTGCTAACACACACAGACTGACTAGGCTGCCTGCTTCTGGAATAAAACATGCTCCAGCCTGTTGAGTTGTCTGCATTTTAGGTATCGAACTCTAGATTCTCAGCTTTTGTGAGCGGCCACACATGCTGGGGTTGGCTCTTGGCGATGTAGCTGtcattgagtcatttctgctcctctaagtaaccccaataaaactcaatgGTTTTCCAAGCTGGACTTCAAAGGGACCCAaatttggtctgtcattggtttcTTATCTGaggtgagtagacatttgttcctGTCTCCTCAAGAACAGTATTCATACAACGTGCCTCAGGGGAAATGAACTTGGGATTACATGCTGTGCAGTAAGTTCCTTTACTTTACCCATACAACCATCGTACCAGCTCCCtcggtatttttttttcttgaaatgggtgctgaggattcaaatccagttgttttttttttttgacagcgtttctctgtggctatggaggctgtcctggaactagctcttgtagaccaggctggtctcgaactcacagagatccccctgcctctgcttcccgagtgctgggattaaaggcgtgcacctccaaTGCACAGCACAAATCCCATTCTTATGGCTGCAAGGGAAGCATTTCACAGAGTGAAAAATCTCCTCAGTCctaatttttttccagacatggaTTTACTTAGCCCAGCTGGACTGAAATTTACTACAGGGTCCAGCTAGTTGCAAACCCTGCAATTGCAGCTAGCTGCAATTCTCTGGCTTcatcctcccatgtgctgggattacaggtatgggtTACCATGATTGGTTCTCTTCTACCTATTTCTGTGAAACCAAGGTAGAAACCCAAGGCCTCTCACATGGGTGAACCCATCTGGGTAAGAACTTTATCCAGCCACTGGAGAGGGCCATGCAGATGTATCTCAATCCAGCAGGGGGTGCTAGTAACATCCTGCCTGTGGTACTTGGCTCCCCAaccctaggaaaaagaaagcacactggtGTCATTTAACTCCCTATCTCATTGAGTCATTCTACCAAgtaaaaaatcatatgatcagttcacataattatgtttggactcatggctatgtcccacaagaaaacaaacataccgCAAAAGCATGGGAAATTTCTGGTGATGGAAATTAGCCACCAAAATTCTATCAAAGAACACAAGGATCACCTGTGTAGTCTggtgcagtggcacatgcctttaatcccaatattcgggaagcaggagcaggcagatctctgtgagttccaggccagtcagggtacaGAAGGAGACCtttttgcaaataaataaataaataaatattattagtcttgggtaattacaaatttaaaatacattcagtagtTGTTTGAGTTAAGATATTTTAGCCAGGAGGTGGAGGTGCacggctttgatcccagcactcaggaagcagaggcagggagatctctgtgagttcgagaccattgtggtcttcaagagctagttccaggacagcctccaaagccacagagaaaccctgtctcgaaaaaaaagatatattaaatatttatttcccactacattaatgttatgttaacactttacttacttacttatactTTTAAGACATACTCTTAAtgggtatccctggctggcctaaactccctatgtagaccaaactggcctcaaactcagagcttacctgtctgatttatgagcactggaataaaaggcatgtattatcaaactggctttaatttttttaatattttatttaaaaattgtgcaaATATGTACGTGTTTGAGAATGGATTTACCTATGAATGTGTGGTATCTGTGGATTtcagaagatgttggatcctggaggtagagttacaggcTGTCGTGATCCACTTCAGCTggatgctgggactgaacccaggaccactgtaAGAGTCCTACACCTTTAACTGAACAATCCCTTGCCCCTTTATCTGTGTGTCCATGCCTGGAGAGCACAGGGGTCTACACTGGCTGACTTCTTCAGTCACACTGCACTGTATTTTCTGAGATGAGTTCTCTTGCTGCACCTGGGCTTTTGCCAATCAGGCTAGACTGGCGGCCAGCAAGCCTGAGGGATCCTATCTGTCTCCATGCTGGGACTACACACAGCACTGcaccagctttttgttgttgttgttgcatgaatgtgtgttaatgtacaccacagtgtgcatgtggagctcagagaacaaatcTGTGAAGTTGGTTCTTCTCTCACCTTTTACACATGTTGTGTAGCAATATCTTCAAAGATAAAACCTTCTGTCTTATAGGGAAGCTCCAGAATTGCTGAATGCTTTAAGGGGAGGTGAAGCACTCCACCCTCCAGGCAAACTCCttaaaactcaggaagcagacatcGTAAAACCTTTACTGAAACAGACAAGATTCACTAGGCTGTCCCTCCCCAGGCTGATATGAGCCGTAAGGACTgctgagacagacagactgactagGCTGCCTGCTCTGGAATAAGACATGCTTCAGCCTGGTCTCTATTAAACCCTTAGCTTGACCCGGAATAAACTGCATGATgactgggaggcagggggagataaaggtgcctgtcaccaagcctggagacctgagttccatctctgggaactgcatggtgggaggagaggactATATTCTAAGTTCCCATGACAACCTCTTGGACAATGGTGCTCTTGCTGGGCACTGATAGGAATATATACCAGGAAGGCACAGGTATGCATATTGTAAATAGCAGGGGTGAGGCGGGGGTCAGGCCTGAAGGAGATGGGCGGGCACTGCTCACCTTCACGAAACTCATTCGAATAGTGCACATTTTGGTGAGTTCATACATGGTCTCAAAACCATGGTTCACAGACTGTGCCAGTATCTGAGCAAACTCTTGGTTGTTGAAAATTTTCACGCTACACCCACTGGGGATCTTGCAGACAGTGGTGGGATGAAACCCATGATGGTAGTTGCAGTTCCGACTCTGCACAAATATGCTTTTGTCACTCAGGCATTCGACATACACTTCTCCTCCAACATAGTACAGGTGGACGCCTGTGAGAGGATACACCATGTCAGTCATAGGCTCAAAGGCACCCGGGCAGAGTCAAATTTGGCCACTCACATAGCCATTATGACAGACATCTAGCTAACTATGTTATGATTGTGATAACCTTTGTGTTCAGAAACTAACAAAGCTGTACCATGTGCAGCTCATCACAGATTTGGAGGCAGCCGATTTGCCTCAGTGAGGATAGATATCTGGAGCAATGATCTGGACACTAGTGTGCTTATTGCTACTTTGTATCTTTGCCTTCTCAGCAGACAAGGTAGAAACTACATTCATATTCAGAGGGTATATAGAAAGGCTCCCATACAGACACAAGAGCACAGGAGCATATAAACACATGTCATGTCATTAAATTATGATTTTACACTGACACTTCCAAGGAATGCCACACCCCTTCTTGATTGCCTGTTCCTTACTCCACAGGGAAAGCTAAGCTCTGAGCACTACCCACACATGTGCTCATTGACTTAatcatataataaatacatataaatgttaTAGAACTGCTTTAATCTAACACTAGTAAATAGTTAAGTCCCCTATGAAAGATATGTGGGAtgttgagatggttcagtgggtagaggtgcttgccaccaagcctgatgacttgagtttgattcctagtatccacatggcagaaggagagaactgacttccacaagctgtcctctgaccaaggtacttacacacacatacacacatgcacacacaaacattgaataaataaatgtaagaattgttttaaaagatattttacttCTAACAAAATGTAGAACAGCATAGTGCACCACAATAACCCAGCAATGTCAGCTGGTACCTATCAACAGCATGGGAGTGGGAAAACTCGAAGATCAATGATTGGAACAATTTCTAGATAATATGAATTAGAAAGACACTTTAAACAGCAGCATCTGAACATTTGGCATTTGCCACAAGAATGATGGGGTCACttctagaggaagaaaagatgaacgtTTGTAGGAGGGGTAAACAGACACGCACCTTTTCCAATATGTCGCCTGGTGTTTTCTATTGTGGAGTTCCGGTTAATGTTGGAGAGCAGCCCAAGGCAGAAGCGGTTTTTATTGTTGGAGGGATCAGTGAAACCATCCACCAACACGCTTGTGGAGGAGGCCTGGAATGTATCACCCACGCGGTTGTTGAGCTCGTAGTACACAATAGAGCACCAGTGCTTTGGTTCCTCATAAACAACAGCTTGAACATctgcaagaaggaaagaaatttgcTCACAGTTACATCTGGAGCACCCCAACCAGAAACCCCATTGTAAAACTGGCTGAGCACGGTGGAACGAAGGCAGGGggtaaaatcttttcctttaaattttttggtGATGAAGTTAGGGACAAtcacaaaaagaaggaaacaaataccATTACTTGTTACAGATAAGGCCATAAAACAGATGTGGCATATGTGTGTCTTTTCTGACACCACAGCAACTGTGGGGAGACCAGCTGTATGGATTCTAGTGTGATCACCCATGGGAGTCTGCTTTGAACTACAGTAGATGGCCTTTTCCTTGAGGCCAACTTAAAGATATGTCTGACAACATGGATCTCAAGTTTTTAATTACTGAATACCTAAAAACACATGAGCATATAAATAACAGGCatatttgttatgtaaaacagGACTCAATCATTTCCTCCCACTATCTCTGTAAGCACAGAGATCTTTAACAACCTCCTGTGTATATAGGTATGTGAAACAGCCATACAAACCCATATTTATAGGAAACAAATCATAGACAGATGCATTTTAAACAGTTATttgatatatgtgcatatatgtatataaatgtatatatgataCTATGTATCACTTACTCATTTattgaaggagaaaggaaattaGCATGCTAAGGACACAgatatgcttgtttatttttccataactAATAAATCTTGGCTGATTATTCAACACTGGTTAACATAGAGCATCTTAGATTGTCTTCAGAGGTGACTGACCGTTTTGTTTTCAAACCACCAATAATGGAAAGTCACTTCACCTAACTATGTAACACAAAGGGGCAGAGCACTGCTTACAGCTGTTTCAGAGACCAGTGGGAATCTGAGACCTCCATGTTCAATTCTGAGATCCCATATTGGACTGTGACAGAGTTTAAGTACAAAGATGGGCTCTAGAGAATTCTTTCCATTactcttaaaacaacaacaaacctgttTTCCATGTTTCTCAAACAGCTACCTTTTTAAGGTGTAAATGAGTAAAAGTAACATTAGGACAGGACATACAGACAACACTCTGACAACTCATTTTACCTCCTCTGTTGATCTCGGAGGGCAGTGCAGGTGCCATCATATTCGTGTCCATTGGCTGAGAGCTGTCCTGGGCTATGGGGTCTCCAGGAGACAGGTAAGCAGGTGGAGGTATGTCAGCTacaaagtttgaaagaaaaaaaattacatgtttcAGGCACTCCTTTTACATATGGTGGGGAATGGAACTTGTGGGGGTCAGAGCATAACTTGGATGAGTTAggtctctccaccatgtgggtctcacgATAGCAACAGGTGCCTGTGCCCACTGATCAGCCATcacttttttggtggtggtaggggagcaAGGTCTTCCAAGGCTTGGGGCTCTACAGCAATCCAGGCTGCTgggccagtgagcccctgggcTCTAGAAGTCCTTGCCTTCTTGTGCTCAGATCACTAATCACTCAAACCAAATCAAGCTCCTACTGAAAGATTGGCCTATACACTGGCACATGAAGATGGAGGGgtcaaggtcaaccttggctacatcAGGCCCCGCATTACCCCCTCTTCCACCACCACCTCTTAAAGACTAGATGCTGAAGACACTAGCCTTTAGGTATAGATTCTGAAAACAATCACGTCCACAAACTTTGCTTCCAGTGACATTTAagtgagaagaagaaaaggtaaGTCAGTCCCTGGTGTCCCGTGCCTATCTAGGATCAGGTCACTTTAAATCCACCAAGAAGAGTCTATGGATATGCCCTTGTGCAGCAGACCCCAAGAACCCGGGGGTTTCGTTTTACTGGGGTAAGACTTCCTGACAGGACTTAGTAGGGGGAAGCTCTCCCAGGCCTGAGAGCAAACATATGGGCGGGAATTCACTCTCTGCTTGCTACAATCTACTAATTGAAACTTAGTTTCCCAGGACTTTAAGCAATCTGCTTTCTACCTTCACCCTAACCATTTAAGCAatgactaaatttaaaaatacccaATAATATAACACTAGGCAATAAATCAGCTTATCTTAGCTGTCTTCCATTTCAGAATTTACATAGACCCTTCTGAGCAGTTTccagaaaataatataattactgaaaccagaccacacacacacacacacacacacacacacacacacaaacacacacacacacacaaatgcaaacctGGCATTTTCTTACTGTGAAACACAGGGCAATCCTTTCCTGACTTGAAAACCAAGCTCTTCATTGGCTTGTGAGCCCACCCAGCATGTACCGAAGAGACTTGAGAACAAAATTTTGCAGTAGGGATCCACAAATGCTTGGGCAAATACTTAGGGACAA belongs to Cricetulus griseus strain 17A/GY unplaced genomic scaffold, alternate assembly CriGri-PICRH-1.0 unplaced_scaffold_1, whole genome shotgun sequence and includes:
- the LOC113838327 gene encoding mothers against decapentaplegic homolog 1-like, which produces MRDSKEALVPVFVDTNRYILNLYTLLYSLSPVLPPVLVPRYSEYNPQHSLLAQFRNLGQNESHMPPNATFPDSFRQPSTHPFPHSSNNSYPNSPGSNSSSSSSTYPHSRTSSDPGSPFQMPADIPPPAYLSPGDPIAQDSSQPMDTNMMAPALPSEINRGDVQAVVYEEPKHWCSIVYYELNNRVGDTFQASSTSVLVDGFTDPSNNKNRFCLGLLSNINRNSTIENTRRHIGKGVHLYYVGGEVYVECLSDKSIFVQSRNCNYHHGFHPTTVCKIPSGCSVKIFNNQEFAQILAQSVNHGFETMYELTKMCTIRMSFVKGWGAKYHRQDVTSTPCWIEIHLHGPLQWLDKVLTQMGSPHNPISSVS